In Gemmatimonadota bacterium, the following are encoded in one genomic region:
- the recJ gene encoding single-stranded-DNA-specific exonuclease RecJ, with protein MNSRWVLLDEHPQVPQMMELINVPRVIAQILLNRGVTTFDDARYFLKPTLEDLHSPFLMADMDLAVERIHEAIQGGEHIMVFGDYDVDGTTATTLLYLTIKLLTDRISAYIPNRMTDGYGLSIEGLEEARSRGVTLILAVDCGITANAEVEQAREMGIDVVIIDHHVPGDTLPNGVAILNPKRDDCEYPFKELCGVGLAYKVAQALAEHVGLPENTVYTHMDLVALGTTADIVPLRDENRVLTKYGLDMMQQTHKSGLQALLDVAGLREKELSTGHMLFLLAPRINAAGRMGDATRVVDLLITEDQKEAAQLAEELNVENKRRRKEDTLTFEAARDLAENDPVLRESKGLVLDSDTWHPGIIGIVASRMVEAFNRPVVMISTAGEKGRGSARTVGDFHLYNAIKECSDLLIQFGGHHHAAGLSIEKERIDEFRQRFNEVVAARATPADFIPKLEIDSEIELDEVTPRMVKLMKMIGPFGPANHHPVLVSRNLSVVGKLRTIGMEKKHLRFRVRQKGRTMDAIGFGMAHFADRLNDSRDRLDLAYTIEENTFRGETSLQMRIKDIQLGTV; from the coding sequence ATGAACAGCCGCTGGGTCCTATTAGACGAACATCCCCAGGTTCCCCAGATGATGGAGCTGATCAACGTCCCGCGCGTGATCGCGCAGATCCTGCTCAACCGGGGCGTTACGACCTTTGACGACGCCCGTTATTTCCTGAAGCCCACCCTCGAAGACCTGCACAGTCCCTTTCTCATGGCGGACATGGACCTGGCCGTGGAACGGATTCACGAAGCCATCCAGGGCGGGGAACACATCATGGTCTTCGGCGACTACGACGTGGACGGCACGACGGCGACCACGCTGCTGTACCTGACGATCAAGCTTTTGACGGACCGGATTTCCGCCTACATACCCAATCGCATGACTGACGGTTACGGACTGTCCATAGAAGGCCTGGAGGAAGCCAGGAGCCGCGGCGTGACGCTGATCCTGGCCGTCGACTGCGGGATTACCGCGAACGCCGAGGTGGAACAGGCCCGCGAAATGGGCATCGACGTCGTCATCATCGATCACCATGTGCCGGGCGATACTCTTCCGAACGGTGTGGCCATTCTGAATCCGAAGCGTGACGACTGCGAATACCCTTTCAAGGAGCTCTGCGGCGTCGGCCTGGCGTACAAAGTGGCGCAGGCGCTGGCCGAGCACGTGGGACTGCCGGAAAACACGGTGTATACGCACATGGACCTCGTTGCCCTGGGCACCACGGCGGACATCGTCCCCCTGCGCGACGAGAACCGGGTGCTGACCAAGTACGGGCTGGACATGATGCAGCAGACGCACAAATCGGGCCTGCAGGCGCTGCTGGACGTCGCGGGGCTGCGGGAGAAGGAACTGTCCACGGGCCACATGCTCTTCCTGCTGGCGCCGCGGATAAACGCCGCCGGCCGCATGGGCGACGCCACGCGCGTGGTCGATCTTCTGATCACCGAAGACCAGAAAGAAGCGGCACAACTGGCCGAAGAACTGAACGTGGAGAACAAGCGGCGGCGCAAGGAGGATACGCTCACCTTCGAAGCGGCCCGGGACCTCGCGGAGAACGATCCGGTCCTCAGGGAGTCGAAAGGCCTCGTACTCGATTCGGACACCTGGCATCCCGGCATCATCGGCATCGTGGCGTCCCGCATGGTGGAAGCCTTCAACCGGCCGGTCGTGATGATCTCGACCGCGGGTGAGAAGGGACGCGGCTCGGCGCGGACCGTGGGCGACTTCCACCTGTACAACGCCATCAAGGAGTGCTCCGACCTGCTGATCCAGTTCGGCGGCCACCACCACGCGGCGGGCCTGTCCATCGAAAAGGAACGCATCGACGAGTTCAGGCAGAGATTCAACGAGGTGGTCGCGGCGCGCGCGACGCCGGCCGATTTCATCCCCAAGCTCGAAATCGACTCGGAAATCGAACTCGACGAGGTGACCCCGCGCATGGTCAAGCTCATGAAGATGATCGGGCCCTTCGGTCCGGCGAACCACCACCCTGTGCTCGTGTCCCGCAACCTGAGCGTCGTCGGAAAACTCCGGACCATCGGGATGGAAAAGAAACACCTGAGGTTCAGGGTCAGGCAGAAAGGCCGCACCATGGACGCGATCGGTTTCGGCATGGCGCATTTCGCCGATCGCCTGAACGACAGCCGGGACCGCCTGGACCTGGCCTACACCATCGAGGAAAACACCTTTCGAGGCGAAACCAGCCTCCAGATGAGAATAAAAGACATACAACTCGGCACGGTATAG
- the meaB gene encoding methylmalonyl Co-A mutase-associated GTPase MeaB: protein MKLLDRFLAGDRTALSRVITLLENDRDRRSAMLDVLYPRSGKARRIGITGPPGSGKSTLADRLTARLRKSGRTVGIIAVDPTSPFTGGALLGDRLRMQGSWDDPQVFMRSQADRSHSGGLSEATPYAMTALDAFGKDVIIVETVGVGQSTLDVTDVSDTTVVLLTPESGDSVQAMKAGLMEIADVLVVNKSDREGADRFASELKMIVDMGRWEEGWKPPVLSASARDDTGIDGLYERLDAHADYLAGEGRLQARRLRQGRSAIEKALGEWWHGRLTVLRDAGDAMDRLSERVACRELSPLAAAREMMEGIEDHGGKHTGSRRQTGPGRP from the coding sequence ATGAAACTACTCGACCGTTTCCTTGCCGGCGACCGAACCGCATTGTCCCGCGTCATCACCCTCCTTGAAAACGACAGAGACCGGCGTTCCGCCATGCTGGACGTGCTGTATCCCCGTTCCGGCAAGGCCCGCCGCATCGGGATTACGGGCCCGCCCGGTTCCGGAAAGAGCACCCTTGCCGACCGTCTCACCGCCCGGCTTCGCAAAAGCGGCCGCACGGTAGGCATCATCGCCGTGGACCCGACGAGCCCCTTCACCGGCGGCGCGCTGCTCGGCGACCGGCTCCGCATGCAGGGATCGTGGGACGATCCGCAGGTTTTCATGCGCAGCCAGGCCGACCGAAGCCATTCCGGCGGGCTTTCGGAGGCGACGCCTTACGCGATGACGGCCCTTGACGCCTTCGGCAAAGATGTTATCATTGTGGAGACCGTGGGCGTAGGCCAGTCCACCCTCGATGTTACCGACGTCAGCGATACGACCGTCGTCCTGCTCACGCCGGAATCGGGCGACAGCGTTCAGGCCATGAAGGCCGGCCTGATGGAGATCGCCGACGTGCTGGTCGTCAACAAGTCCGACCGCGAAGGCGCGGACCGGTTCGCCTCGGAACTGAAGATGATCGTGGACATGGGGCGGTGGGAGGAAGGCTGGAAACCACCCGTCCTCAGCGCCAGCGCGCGGGACGATACCGGTATCGACGGCCTGTATGAGCGCCTGGACGCACACGCGGACTACCTCGCCGGAGAAGGCAGGTTGCAGGCGCGCCGGCTGCGCCAGGGGCGCTCGGCCATCGAGAAAGCGCTCGGCGAATGGTGGCATGGCCGGCTGACGGTGCTTCGGGACGCCGGAGACGCGATGGACCGCCTTTCCGAACGCGTGGCCTGCAGGGAGTTGAGCCCGCTGGCGGCCGCCCGGGAGATGATGGAAGGGATCGAAGATCATGGCGGAAAACATACGGGTTCTCGTCGCCAAACCGGGCCTGGACGGCCATGA
- a CDS encoding cobalamin B12-binding domain-containing protein, with protein MAENIRVLVAKPGLDGHDRGAKVVAAALRDAGMEVIYTGLRQTPEMIVEAAVQEDVDVVALSILSGAHMTIFPRVMDLLRERGVQHMLLTGGGIIPKTDAEELAEIGVGKLFGPGTSTRDIIAYINEEVDRRRVADEI; from the coding sequence ATGGCGGAAAACATACGGGTTCTCGTCGCCAAACCGGGCCTGGACGGCCATGACCGCGGCGCCAAGGTGGTGGCCGCGGCCTTGCGCGACGCCGGCATGGAAGTGATCTACACCGGGCTCCGGCAGACGCCGGAAATGATCGTGGAAGCGGCCGTGCAGGAGGACGTGGACGTGGTCGCGCTGAGCATCCTCTCGGGCGCCCACATGACCATCTTCCCCCGGGTCATGGACCTGCTGCGGGAACGGGGCGTCCAGCACATGCTCCTCACCGGCGGCGGCATCATCCCGAAAACCGACGCGGAGGAGCTCGCGGAAATCGGCGTGGGAAAGCTGTTCGGTCCCGGCACTTCGACGCGGGACATCATCGCCTACATCAACGAGGAAGTGGACCGCCGCCGCGTGGCGGACGAGATTTAG